The Mycolicibacterium duvalii DNA window CCGACCGCGCCGAACTCGAAGAACTCATCCGGCCGACGGGATTCTTCCGCAACAAGACCACCGCGCTGATCAAGCTGGGCCAGGAGCTGGTGGAGCGCTTCGACGGCGAGGTGCCCGGGAGCCTCGACGAACTCGTGACACTGCCCGGGGTGGGGCGCAAGACCGCCAACGTCATCCTCGGCAACGCGTTCGACATCCCCGGCATCACGGTCGACACCCATTTCGGCCGGCTGGTGCGGCGATGGCGCTGGACCTCCGAGGAGGACCCGGTCAAGGTCGAGCACGCCGTCGGTGAACTGATCGAGCGTTCCGAGTGGACGCTGCTCAGCCACCGCGTGATCTTCCACGGCCGGCGGGTCTGCCATGCCCGCAAGCCCGCCTGCGGCGTGTGTGTACTGGCCAAGGACTGCCCGTCCTTCGGTACCGGACCCACCGATCCGCTGGTGGCC harbors:
- the nth gene encoding endonuclease III, with the protein product MGETTSGASAPARRTSSRKWDRETRLGLVRRARRMNRALAQAFPHVYCELDFTNPLELTVATILSAQSTDKRVNLTTPALFAKYRTALDYAQADRAELEELIRPTGFFRNKTTALIKLGQELVERFDGEVPGSLDELVTLPGVGRKTANVILGNAFDIPGITVDTHFGRLVRRWRWTSEEDPVKVEHAVGELIERSEWTLLSHRVIFHGRRVCHARKPACGVCVLAKDCPSFGTGPTDPLVAAPLVKGPETEHLLALAGL